A segment of the Methylomonas paludis genome:
ACGACACGAATTTAGGCAAAACTGTGATATACGCTGGTTAGCCTTAAGACTACTTGAAAACGATACTCTGGCTAAAAGCATAGCCGGTCCGGAACTGTCCCAACTCGCTGCGAATTACCGGAACAGTATAGAGGTAGCCACTGCTGATGAAATTGATATTCTGGCGGCTGATGCCCGATATGGTTTGGTAAATGAACTGGTGCAAGCCACGGTCTGCAAGCTGAACGAAGTATCGCGTAGCGCGACCGATAAAATTGATAGTGTGGTACTGAACCGATTTTTGGGTATCCCCATTTTTCTGCTGGTGATGTATGCCATGTTTATGTTTACCATCAATGTTGGCAGTGCTTTTGTGGATTTTTTCGATCAGGCGGTCGGCGCTTTGCTGGTGGATGGACTACGGGTCAGGCTAATTGGATTTAGCTGGCCGGAATGGCTGGTGGTGCTGTTATGCAATGGTGTAGGTGGTGGTGTGCAGGTCGTTGCCACGTTTATTCCGATTGTCGGCTTTTTGTTTATTTTTCTGTCCATACTGGAAGACTCGGGCTATATGTCACGGGCGGCATTTGTGATGGACAGGTTTATGTGTGTAATCGGCTTACCCGGTAAATCATTTGTGCCGATGATCGTCGGCTTTGGCTGCAATGTGCCGGCCATTATTGCCACACGGACCTTGGATAATCAACGTGACAGGATTTTAACCAATCTGATGAACCCTTTTATGTCCTGCGGGGCGCGTTTGCCGGTGTATGCGTTGTTTGCAGCGGCATTTTTCCCGGTGGGTGGGCAAAATCTGGTATTTGGCCTGTATTTATTAGGCATAGCGGTTGCGGTATTTACCGGTTTAATCATGCGCCATACCCTGTTAAGAGGAGAGCCCAGTCCTTTCCTAATGGAACTCCCAGCTTACCATTTACCAACACTACAGGGTGTTTATACCAAAACCTGGGAACGGCTGAAAACCTTTATATTTAATGCCGGCAAGCTGATTATTCCCATGGTGTTGATACTGAATACCCTGAACTCCTGGGGAATTGACGGCAGCTTTGGCCGGGAAAACAGCGATCGCTCCGTGTTAAGTGAAATTGGCCGGTTTTTGACGCCGGTATTCCGACCAATGGGCATAGAACATGACAACTGGCCAGCCACCGTCGGCATTTTTACCGGGGTACTGGCCAAGGAAGCCGTAGTGGGCACTTTGGATGCTTTATACAGCCAAATGGCCAATTCTGCCGCTCCCGATACCGCCGCCAACAATTTTGATTTGGGCGCGGCCTTACGGGCGGCCTGCCAAACGGTTCCCGATAATTTGCAGGCTATCCTGGATAAATTGACCGATCCGTTGGGCCTGAATCTGGGCGATATTAGTAATCAGGCCGCTGCTGCAGATAAACAGCAAGTCAAACTGGATACTTTTGCGGTACTGCAAAGTCATTTCGACGGTAAGGTCGGCGCATTCGCCTATTTGCTGTTTGTGTTGCTCTACTCACCTTGCGTGGCAGCCACGGCCGCGATTTATAAAGAAACCAGTGCCGGCTGGACCCTGTTTGTAATGGGCTGGACCACTTTTATTGCTTTTTTGACCGCTACTTTATTCTACCAAGGCATGACATATAGCCAGCATCCCCTGACCGCGACAGCCTGGATCATAGGCCTGTGCAGCTTGTTTGCCGGAATATTGCTGGCCTTACGTTTTTGTGGGGCATCTAATCAAACCGAAGGGCTACGGCTATGATACTGGCAGATATACGCAGCTATTTACAAGTTAAACACCGAGTGACGCTGAATGAGTTGGTGGTGCATTTTCATATCGAAGCAGACGCCATGCGCGGAATGCTGGGTAAATGGATCAGCAAAGGCAAGGTGCGTAAACTGGGAGCTTCGCAAAGCCAAGATTGCGGTTCCACCTGTTGCAAATGCGACCCTTTGCTGACAGAGATTTATGAGTGGGTGGAGGGTGTGAGTTAGGCGGCAACACCCTTATATAACTTATATTAATGCGTACTGCTCCAGCCATCGCTTAGGGTATGCAGAAAGGCAATAATATCGTTAATTTCCCGATTGGTCAGTACCGGCCGATCTTTAATGTCACCGCCAAATGGCGCATCCTGATTAACATGGTCATGATATCGCCCCGGCAGATCATCATATTTCATCACCCTGCCCTCAGCGTCTTTAGCATAATATTTCTCTGGATGGCTATCTCGTCCTACATAAAAATGCAGTACCTGCAGCAGATTATGAAAAACCCCGTTATGAAAAAATACTTGGCGAGTAGCTACATTGCGCAGGCTTGGGGTACGGAATAAACCACAATAGCGGGACTGGTCGGCCAGATCCTGACGAAACGGCCCACATAAACCCAAATCAAAGTAATCCGGGTCGGCGTTAGCCTGTAATTGCCGGTTGCGCGGCACACCGATAGCAATATAGCCAAAATCGGTAAAGTTGGGAAATGCCCGATTCCGTCCCAGAGCACTGGGATGACAGGACGCGCAATTGCCTTTTTGCGGATCGTTGAACAGGTCTAAACCGTGTGCCTCACGGCGGCTAAGTTTGGTTTCACCGCGCAGAAATGCATCATATTTACTTGTATAGGGATAAAACTCTTCCGGATTTTGCTGAAATACCTCCAGCGCAGTACAAGCTGCCTTAAATGCGGCTTCATTATCCTGAAATATATCAACGCCAAACACCTGACTAAATTCGCCGACATAAACGGAACGTTTAATGGCCGCAACTACCTGAGCAGGATTGCTGTTTGCCATTTCTGCTGCAGCCAACAGAGGAATTCGCGCCTGTTCATGCAAACTGGCGGCACGCCCGTCCCAGGTGAAGCCGCCGGTGGGACCGGCATCAACACTGTCATCCACATCCTCATCGTGAAAATGTTCGGTAAATAACGGTACGGTTTGCAGATAACGTAATGAAGGGACTGCACGCGGCCCTTGGGCGCGCATATCATGGCCACCCAGTTGAACAGCTAGACCGTTGGCAGGACCATAAGCATGGCGTGGGTCGTGGCAACTGGCACACGATAAGCGACCGGATGCGGACAGGTTAGCATCAAAAAACATTTTTCGGCCTAATGTTTCCAGCGCCGTTACCGAGGGATGGGGCGGCAATATTGGTGTAGATTGGCTTAGCGTTTGCTCTATTGGCGGATTCAGATCTTCAGCGATTTCGGCTGCAACTTGACTCTGATAAGCAATAAGCAGAATAACGGCAAGCCCAGCGTTTACCCACTGCTTCAGGTGATTTCGGGAGGATTTTAACCAGACGCTGATCTGCATATTTGAATGGGAAGGCCGAAGTTGGCCGCCATCATCACATGCATTTATGACAACAGCATTAAGCCGTTTTTCTGGCCCAGCATTGTCACCAAAGGTTCATAGCCTTGACATTATATTTTCATATCCACGACCAATACTAATGTAGATGCCGTGCATAGACGGCACACCATGATAACTATATCAACATCAACCAATCGCAAGTGAGGGCTATGAAAATGAGTTACCCAACAAAAAGTGTGCTGACTATTGCACTACTGACCACCGCCGGTATGGCTAACGCTGCGCCGATTACCACGGGTGTCGTTGCCAGTGGTGGTTATTACCATAACGCCAAAGTCTGTCTGGACATCAATAACAATGCCCGCTGTGATGCCGGCGAAGCACAAACCAGCTCTGATGCCAGCGGTAGTTTCAGCTTACCCGGCAATGGTGCTGCCGTAGTTGCCCAAATTATTCCCGGCACTACTTTGTTTAATGGTACCGCTGTGACTCAGGCGCTGACATTTAGAGCACCCGCAGCGGCCACGGCAGTTGTTAGTGCTATTTCTACTGAATTACAAGCTTTGATTGATGCCAACGCCAGTGATTACAATACCGCTTTAGCTGCTTTGGCCAACCGGGTAGGTGTGACTGAAGCCCAATTGCTGGAAGACTTTACCAATGAAGCCAATAGCTCTTTATTTGGCACACTGAGCAACGAAACCAGCCTGACCGAAATCCGTATCGGTGACGCAGTCAGTGACGCCGGCAGCAATGGTAATCTGGTTCAAGCCTTACGCAATCGTCTGGCTTTGGATACCATTAAAACTCTGGTAGTGATCTACCCGGAAAATCGCAGCTTTGATAATCTGTACGGTAACTTCCCAGGCGCCAACGGCCTGAAAACCGCTCAAGCCAAAGCCATCAAACAATTAGACAGAGACGGTACCGTATTGCCCTATCTGCCACCAGCATGGGGCGGTTTGACCGCAGCAGGTCAAACACCTGTTGTTACCCAAGCGCAAACCACAGGTGTATGGCCTAACGCTCCATTCCAGTTAGATGACCCAAGTTCAGTGGCTAAATACGGTTACAGCACCGTTTCCGCAAATGAAATCACTCGCGACCTTTACCATCGTTTCTTTGAAAACCAAATGCAGATTGACGGCGGTAAAAATGACCTGTTTGCCGCTTGGGGCGATTCAGGCGGTACGGTAATGGGCTATTTTGACGGCAGTAAAACTCAAATGTGGAATATTGCCCACCAATACACGCTGGCCGACAATTTCTTCCAAGGCGCTTTCGGTGGCTCGTTTCTAAACCATCAGTACCTGATTTGCGGTTGTGTTCCTACCGTACCGGCAGCAACCGTCAGCAGCAACAATATGTCCATCAACGTATTGACCAATACGCCGGTTAACGGCGTACCGCAACTGGCGGCTAATGCCAGTCAGGCCGCATCAGCCCTGAATAGCGCTACTGCCTTCAAGACCGGTAATATTGCCCCACTGGACTATTTTGGTACTGGTGACGGCTATCGTGCGGTCAACACCATGCAACCACCTTATCAACCCAGCAGTAATGCCCCGGCTGCCGGCGATACAACTCTGCAGTACGCCAATCCAGCCGCAGCGACTACTTTACCGCCGCAAACCCAAACTCATATCGGCGATTTGCTGAATGCCAAAAATATC
Coding sequences within it:
- the feoB gene encoding Fe(2+) transporter permease subunit FeoB; the protein is MTNTYSVCVVGNPNCGKTTLFNALTGSRQHVGNWPGVTVEKKTGYYSYHGKRIALVDLPGTYSLEADDDNVSLDEKVARDFVASQQADLVINIIDAANIERNLYLTTQLIEMRVPMLLVLNMMDAVKKRGIKIDVAALAARLGCPVIGIVAATGFGLTELKEAINKACAQHLAAPQLQIPYHPEIETAVQVLQGSLARHEFRQNCDIRWLALRLLENDTLAKSIAGPELSQLAANYRNSIEVATADEIDILAADARYGLVNELVQATVCKLNEVSRSATDKIDSVVLNRFLGIPIFLLVMYAMFMFTINVGSAFVDFFDQAVGALLVDGLRVRLIGFSWPEWLVVLLCNGVGGGVQVVATFIPIVGFLFIFLSILEDSGYMSRAAFVMDRFMCVIGLPGKSFVPMIVGFGCNVPAIIATRTLDNQRDRILTNLMNPFMSCGARLPVYALFAAAFFPVGGQNLVFGLYLLGIAVAVFTGLIMRHTLLRGEPSPFLMELPAYHLPTLQGVYTKTWERLKTFIFNAGKLIIPMVLILNTLNSWGIDGSFGRENSDRSVLSEIGRFLTPVFRPMGIEHDNWPATVGIFTGVLAKEAVVGTLDALYSQMANSAAPDTAANNFDLGAALRAACQTVPDNLQAILDKLTDPLGLNLGDISNQAAAADKQQVKLDTFAVLQSHFDGKVGAFAYLLFVLLYSPCVAATAAIYKETSAGWTLFVMGWTTFIAFLTATLFYQGMTYSQHPLTATAWIIGLCSLFAGILLALRFCGASNQTEGLRL
- a CDS encoding FeoC-like transcriptional regulator; this encodes MILADIRSYLQVKHRVTLNELVVHFHIEADAMRGMLGKWISKGKVRKLGASQSQDCGSTCCKCDPLLTEIYEWVEGVS
- a CDS encoding cytochrome-c peroxidase, whose amino-acid sequence is MQISVWLKSSRNHLKQWVNAGLAVILLIAYQSQVAAEIAEDLNPPIEQTLSQSTPILPPHPSVTALETLGRKMFFDANLSASGRLSCASCHDPRHAYGPANGLAVQLGGHDMRAQGPRAVPSLRYLQTVPLFTEHFHDEDVDDSVDAGPTGGFTWDGRAASLHEQARIPLLAAAEMANSNPAQVVAAIKRSVYVGEFSQVFGVDIFQDNEAAFKAACTALEVFQQNPEEFYPYTSKYDAFLRGETKLSRREAHGLDLFNDPQKGNCASCHPSALGRNRAFPNFTDFGYIAIGVPRNRQLQANADPDYFDLGLCGPFRQDLADQSRYCGLFRTPSLRNVATRQVFFHNGVFHNLLQVLHFYVGRDSHPEKYYAKDAEGRVMKYDDLPGRYHDHVNQDAPFGGDIKDRPVLTNREINDIIAFLHTLSDGWSSTH
- the acpA gene encoding acid phosphatase → MSYPTKSVLTIALLTTAGMANAAPITTGVVASGGYYHNAKVCLDINNNARCDAGEAQTSSDASGSFSLPGNGAAVVAQIIPGTTLFNGTAVTQALTFRAPAAATAVVSAISTELQALIDANASDYNTALAALANRVGVTEAQLLEDFTNEANSSLFGTLSNETSLTEIRIGDAVSDAGSNGNLVQALRNRLALDTIKTLVVIYPENRSFDNLYGNFPGANGLKTAQAKAIKQLDRDGTVLPYLPPAWGGLTAAGQTPVVTQAQTTGVWPNAPFQLDDPSSVAKYGYSTVSANEITRDLYHRFFENQMQIDGGKNDLFAAWGDSGGTVMGYFDGSKTQMWNIAHQYTLADNFFQGAFGGSFLNHQYLICGCVPTVPAATVSSNNMSINVLTNTPVNGVPQLAANASQAASALNSATAFKTGNIAPLDYFGTGDGYRAVNTMQPPYQPSSNAPAAGDTTLQYANPAAATTLPPQTQTHIGDLLNAKNIDWAWYTGSWNTVSTAATSAGHSIPAAPIFQFHHQPFNYFAEFDPVNHAANRTAHLKDRTDLISQAQNGTLPPVVFYKPQGSVNEHPGYTNLADGDAELANVINTLKSSPQWPNMLIVVTYDEFGGQFDHVAPPKADLIGPGTRVPGIIISPYAKKGYVDHSLYDTASILRFITHRYSLTPLNGLNVRDNALIANGNKRVGYFGSAINFYQ